One genomic region from Actinocatenispora thailandica encodes:
- a CDS encoding ketopantoate reductase family protein: MRFIVYGAGAIGGVLGSRLSQAGQDVVLVARGEHLHRIRRDGLRIEDPETTATLRIPAVASPAEIDWRDGDVVLLAIKTNGTAAALADLVAAAGPDVPVCCVQNGVANERLALRHFGTVYGVCVMMPAGHLEPGVVQAYSVPTTGILDLGRYPSGVDTGATALAARLGTATFVAQPRPDIMRWKYRKLLMNLANSVGALVGTDDDDTAALIDAARAEGEAVLAAAGIDVVSTAEDRQRRGDILHITRFGDTPAGSSTWQSLYRGTGSVEADYLNGEIVLLGRLAGVSTPVNELLRRRSNELARTGGTPGTLRAADLRAALAH, from the coding sequence ATGCGGTTCATCGTGTACGGCGCCGGCGCGATCGGCGGGGTCCTGGGCAGCCGGCTGTCCCAGGCCGGGCAGGACGTGGTGCTCGTCGCCCGCGGCGAGCACCTGCACCGGATCCGCCGCGACGGGCTGCGGATCGAGGACCCGGAGACCACCGCGACGCTGCGGATCCCGGCGGTCGCCTCGCCCGCCGAGATCGACTGGCGGGACGGCGACGTGGTGCTGCTCGCGATCAAGACCAACGGCACCGCCGCCGCGCTCGCCGACCTCGTCGCCGCCGCCGGCCCGGACGTCCCGGTCTGCTGCGTGCAGAACGGGGTGGCGAACGAGCGGCTCGCGCTGCGCCACTTCGGCACCGTCTACGGCGTGTGCGTGATGATGCCCGCCGGCCACCTGGAACCCGGCGTGGTGCAGGCGTACTCGGTGCCCACCACCGGGATCCTCGACCTCGGCCGGTACCCGTCGGGTGTCGACACCGGCGCGACCGCGCTCGCCGCACGGCTCGGTACCGCCACGTTCGTCGCGCAGCCGCGGCCGGACATCATGCGCTGGAAGTACCGCAAGCTGCTGATGAACCTGGCCAACTCGGTCGGCGCGCTGGTCGGCACGGACGACGACGACACCGCGGCGCTGATCGACGCCGCCCGCGCCGAGGGCGAGGCGGTACTCGCCGCGGCCGGCATCGACGTGGTCTCCACGGCCGAGGACCGGCAGCGGCGCGGCGACATCCTGCACATCACCCGGTTCGGCGACACCCCGGCGGGCTCGTCCACCTGGCAGAGCCTGTACCGCGGCACCGGCAGCGTGGAGGCCGACTACCTCAACGGCGAGATCGTGCTGCTGGGCCGCCTCGCCGGGGTATCCACGCCGGTCAACGAGCTGCTGCGCCGCCGCAGCAACGAACTCGCCCGCACCGGCGGTACCCCGGGCACCCTGCGCGCCGCCGACCTCCGCGCCGCCCTCGCCCACTGA